The Algiphilus sp. genome includes a window with the following:
- the rfbD gene encoding dTDP-4-dehydrorhamnose reductase: MRVLLVGAGGQLGGMIARIGADGCDLHAADRTRLDITDAGAVREAVTGLRPDIIINAAAYTAVDRAESEPEAAHAINVDGARHLAQAAAAVGARMLHVSTDFVFDGRAWTPYAPDAGTNPLGVYGRTKRDGERAVMEAAGEHATVVRTSWVYGPGGHNFVRTMLRLIAERDEVTVVSDQIGAPTHTAGLAGALLALCEHPETGGRILHWSDAGAASWFDLADAVRAIMQRRWRHLDPGEVVPIFTEDFPTPAHRPPYSVLDCRAARDLLGCPPSWRERLEHALMRDDERFWLPASD; the protein is encoded by the coding sequence ATGCGCGTGCTGCTGGTCGGCGCCGGCGGTCAGCTCGGGGGCATGATCGCCCGGATCGGCGCCGACGGATGCGATCTGCACGCCGCCGACCGGACCCGCCTCGACATCACTGATGCCGGTGCCGTGCGCGAGGCCGTCACCGGCCTGCGGCCCGACATCATCATCAACGCCGCCGCCTACACCGCCGTCGACCGCGCCGAATCGGAGCCGGAGGCCGCGCATGCGATCAACGTCGATGGTGCGCGCCATCTGGCGCAGGCCGCCGCCGCCGTCGGGGCCCGAATGCTGCACGTGTCCACGGACTTCGTCTTCGATGGCCGCGCGTGGACGCCCTACGCACCCGACGCCGGGACGAACCCGCTGGGCGTCTACGGCCGCACCAAGCGCGACGGCGAGCGGGCGGTGATGGAAGCGGCCGGCGAGCACGCCACCGTCGTGCGCACCTCGTGGGTCTACGGCCCCGGCGGCCACAATTTCGTGCGCACGATGCTGCGCCTGATCGCCGAGCGCGACGAAGTCACGGTGGTCAGTGACCAGATCGGCGCACCCACGCACACTGCCGGACTGGCCGGCGCCCTGCTGGCCCTGTGCGAACACCCCGAGACCGGCGGCCGGATCCTGCACTGGAGCGACGCGGGCGCCGCGTCGTGGTTCGATCTCGCCGACGCCGTGCGCGCGATCATGCAGCGGCGGTGGCGGCACCTCGATCCGGGCGAGGTGGTGCCCATCTTCACCGAGGACTTCCCGACCCCGGCGCACCGACCGCCCTACAGCGTGCTCGACTGCCGCGCCGCGCGCGATCTGCTGGGCTGCCCGCCGAGCTGGCGGGAGCGCCTGGAGCACGCGCTGATGCGCGACGACGAGCGCTTCTGGCTGCCCGCCAGCGACTGA
- the rfbC gene encoding dTDP-4-dehydrorhamnose 3,5-epimerase yields MKRHDTELPEVCLIEPTVHGDARGHFMEAFKRSAFRELTGVTDDFIQDNQSRSSQGVLRGLHYQIGAHPQGKLVRVLSGAIFDVAVDIRRGSPNFGRWTGRHLSADNRLQLWVPAGFAHAFVVLSASADVLYKVTDRYDPDGERGIRWDDPDIGIDWPLDEAPALSAKDAAAPMLRDAEVFD; encoded by the coding sequence GTGAAGCGCCACGATACCGAACTCCCCGAGGTCTGCCTGATCGAGCCGACCGTGCACGGCGACGCCCGCGGCCATTTCATGGAGGCCTTCAAGCGCAGCGCCTTCCGCGAGCTCACCGGCGTCACCGACGATTTCATCCAGGACAACCAGTCGCGCTCGTCGCAGGGCGTGCTGCGCGGGCTGCACTACCAGATCGGCGCCCATCCGCAGGGCAAGCTGGTGCGCGTGCTGAGCGGCGCCATCTTCGACGTTGCCGTGGATATCCGTCGCGGCTCGCCCAACTTCGGCCGCTGGACCGGCCGGCACCTGTCCGCGGACAACCGCCTGCAGCTGTGGGTCCCCGCGGGCTTCGCGCATGCCTTCGTGGTGCTCAGCGCATCGGCGGACGTGCTCTACAAGGTGACCGACCGCTACGACCCCGACGGCGAGCGCGGCATCCGCTGGGACGACCCCGACATCGGCATCGACTGGCCGCTGGACGAGGCGCCCGCGCTGTCGGCCAAGGACGCAGCCGCGCCCATGCTGCGCGACGCCGAGGTCTTCGACTGA
- the rfbA gene encoding glucose-1-phosphate thymidylyltransferase RfbA, translating into MKGIILAGGSGTRLYPSTLAVSKQLIPVYDKPMIYYPLTTLMLAGIREFLVISTPQDTPRFEHLLGDGGQWGIRIEYCVQDAPNGLAEAFVLGADFIGDDRCALVLGDNIFFGHDLVLSLRNAAAREHGATIFAYPVKDPHRYGVVEFDADHRALGIEEKPRQPKSRYAVTGLYFYDRQVTELARKVQPSERGELEITDLNRLYLQMGSLHVERMGRGSAWLDTGTHDSLMEAGNFIHTLEKRQGLKIASPEEVAFRCGFIDVDALRALAAPLRKSGYGAYLERIADEGRDGP; encoded by the coding sequence ATGAAGGGCATCATCCTGGCCGGCGGCAGCGGCACGCGGCTGTACCCGTCGACGCTGGCGGTGTCCAAGCAGCTGATCCCGGTCTACGACAAGCCGATGATCTACTACCCGTTGACCACGCTCATGCTGGCGGGCATACGGGAGTTCCTGGTCATCTCCACGCCGCAGGACACGCCGCGCTTCGAGCACCTGCTCGGCGACGGCGGGCAGTGGGGCATCCGCATCGAGTACTGCGTGCAGGACGCGCCCAACGGACTGGCCGAAGCCTTCGTGCTGGGCGCCGACTTCATCGGCGACGACCGCTGCGCCCTGGTCCTTGGCGACAACATCTTCTTCGGCCACGACCTCGTGCTGTCGCTGCGCAACGCCGCCGCGCGCGAGCACGGCGCCACCATATTCGCCTACCCCGTCAAGGATCCGCACCGTTACGGCGTGGTGGAATTCGACGCCGATCATCGCGCGCTGGGCATCGAAGAGAAGCCGCGGCAGCCGAAATCGCGCTACGCGGTCACCGGCCTGTACTTCTACGACCGACAGGTCACCGAACTCGCCCGGAAGGTGCAGCCGTCGGAGCGCGGCGAGCTGGAGATCACCGATCTCAACCGCCTCTATCTGCAGATGGGCTCCCTGCATGTCGAGCGCATGGGCCGCGGCAGCGCCTGGCTCGATACCGGAACCCACGACTCGCTGATGGAGGCGGGCAACTTCATCCACACCCTCGAGAAGCGCCAGGGCCTCAAGATCGCGAGCCCCGAGGAGGTCGCCTTCCGCTGCGGCTTCATCGACGTCGATGCCCTGCGCGCGCTGGCGGCACCGCTGCGCAAGAGCGGCTACGGCGCCTACCTCGAGCGCATCGCCGACGAAGGACGCGACGGCCCGTGA
- the rfbB gene encoding dTDP-glucose 4,6-dehydratase: MKLLVTGGAGFIGSAFIRHVLRTTDCVVVNVDKLTYSASPEALEDAASTGRYTLERVDICDGAAVAGVLARHQPDAIVHLAAESHVDRSIDGPGAFVQTNIVGTFELLQAALRYFEQLPAERATRFRFHHVSTDEVFGSLGAEGQFTETTAYSPRSPYSASKASSDHLVRAWHHTYGLPVLLTNCSNNYGPYQFPEKLIPLMLLNALEGKALPVYGNGSNVRDWLFVEDHAAALLTVLRDGAVGRDYNIGGNSERRNIEVVHTLCELLDELAPGTRPYASLITHVTDRPGHDQRYAIDATRIRDELGWRPRESFESGLRRTVTWYLDHLDWCQALQAHGDARRRAGLRGATA, encoded by the coding sequence ATGAAACTTCTGGTCACAGGGGGCGCCGGGTTCATCGGCTCCGCATTCATCCGTCACGTGCTGCGAACGACCGACTGCGTGGTCGTGAACGTCGACAAGCTCACCTACTCGGCGAGCCCGGAGGCGCTGGAGGATGCCGCCAGCACCGGCCGCTACACGCTGGAGCGGGTCGATATCTGCGACGGTGCCGCGGTCGCCGGCGTGCTGGCGCGCCACCAGCCGGACGCCATCGTGCACCTGGCGGCCGAGTCGCACGTCGACCGGTCCATCGACGGGCCCGGCGCCTTCGTGCAGACCAACATCGTGGGCACCTTCGAGCTGCTGCAGGCGGCGCTACGCTACTTCGAGCAGCTGCCCGCCGAGCGAGCGACGCGCTTCCGCTTCCACCACGTCTCCACCGACGAGGTCTTCGGCAGCCTCGGCGCCGAGGGGCAGTTCACCGAAACCACCGCCTATTCGCCGCGCTCGCCGTATTCGGCCAGCAAGGCGTCGTCCGACCATCTGGTCCGTGCCTGGCACCACACCTACGGGCTGCCGGTGCTGCTGACCAATTGCTCGAACAACTACGGGCCCTATCAGTTCCCCGAGAAGCTGATCCCGCTGATGCTGCTCAACGCGCTGGAGGGCAAGGCGCTGCCCGTCTACGGCAACGGCAGCAACGTGCGCGACTGGCTCTTCGTCGAGGATCACGCCGCGGCGCTGCTCACGGTCCTGCGCGACGGCGCCGTGGGGCGCGACTACAACATCGGCGGCAACAGCGAGCGCCGCAACATCGAGGTGGTGCACACGCTCTGCGAGCTGCTCGACGAGCTGGCACCGGGCACGAGGCCGTATGCCTCGCTGATCACCCACGTGACCGACCGCCCTGGCCACGACCAGCGCTACGCCATCGATGCCACCCGCATCCGTGACGAGCTCGGCTGGCGCCCGCGCGAAAGCTTCGAGTCGGGTCTGCGACGCACGGTGACCTGGTATCTCGACCATCTCGACTGGTGCCAGGCGCTGCAGGCGCACGGCGACGCCCGCCGGCGCGCCGGACTGCGCGGAGCGACGGCATGA
- a CDS encoding MraY family glycosyltransferase yields MLTVLLLVLATSVMLNAGIVLTRRWHIAVTGDAVVAGSYKKHREPVPRIGGLAIFLALTLGVVLAAPWLYPSINYVFWAMTACVALMFGIGFLEDLTGKVRPTIRYLVCIAAALVFSLANARLGISSVAIPWVDQALAYAPVSVLFFAFAVAGMTHASNLIDGQNGLCAGFSLLAFLALGLAAGASGQVALAALCEIAIAATLGFLLFNFPHGRIFLGDGGAYLNGAVVAILAVLVVNGASGISPWLAVAVLIYPVTETFYSMIRRRREGRPFYEPDDAHLHHLLRDLAVARGWPLARVPALMPLAMMAPFMLAAPFGAHSTPVMLAYCAAFAVLYVAVYRAASASLSKAREEAVQMGE; encoded by the coding sequence ATGCTGACCGTTCTCCTACTGGTGCTGGCCACGAGCGTCATGCTCAACGCCGGCATCGTGCTCACCCGCAGGTGGCACATCGCGGTCACCGGCGATGCGGTCGTGGCCGGTTCCTACAAGAAGCACCGGGAACCGGTGCCCCGCATCGGCGGCCTCGCCATCTTCCTGGCGCTGACGCTCGGGGTGGTGCTGGCCGCACCCTGGCTCTATCCCAGCATCAATTACGTGTTCTGGGCCATGACTGCCTGCGTGGCGCTGATGTTCGGCATCGGTTTCCTCGAGGACCTCACCGGCAAGGTCCGGCCCACCATCCGCTATCTGGTCTGCATCGCGGCGGCGCTCGTGTTCAGCCTGGCCAACGCCCGGTTGGGCATCAGCTCGGTCGCCATCCCGTGGGTCGATCAGGCGCTCGCCTACGCCCCGGTGAGCGTGCTGTTCTTCGCCTTCGCGGTGGCCGGCATGACCCACGCCAGCAACCTCATCGACGGCCAGAACGGGCTCTGCGCCGGATTCTCGCTGCTCGCCTTCCTGGCCCTCGGGCTCGCGGCCGGCGCCTCCGGGCAGGTCGCGCTCGCGGCGCTCTGCGAGATCGCCATCGCCGCCACTCTCGGCTTCCTGCTGTTCAACTTTCCGCACGGCCGCATCTTCCTGGGCGACGGCGGCGCCTATCTCAACGGCGCCGTGGTCGCGATCCTGGCCGTGCTGGTGGTCAACGGCGCTTCCGGCATCTCCCCGTGGCTCGCGGTGGCGGTGCTCATCTACCCGGTGACCGAGACCTTCTACAGCATGATCCGGCGCCGCCGCGAGGGCCGCCCGTTCTACGAGCCCGACGACGCCCATCTCCACCACCTGCTGCGCGACCTCGCCGTCGCCCGGGGCTGGCCGCTGGCGCGCGTGCCGGCCCTGATGCCGCTGGCGATGATGGCGCCGTTCATGCTGGCCGCTCCGTTCGGTGCGCACTCCACGCCCGTCATGCTGGCGTACTGTGCAGCCTTCGCAGTGCTTTACGTCGCGGTCTACCGCGCGGCGAGCGCGTCCCTGTCGAAGGCGCGGGAAGAAGCCGTGCAGATGGGCGAGTAG
- a CDS encoding glycosyltransferase, whose product MDSETTDPMQRHPTAASGAERGTALLVLGMHRSGTSALTRAMSLLGAALPDNLMAARPANEAGFWESVDIQRLNDRVLDAFGSHWDDWRPLDTTRLDPEIRESLLNEAVALLQRDFTNTALFVLKDPRICRMVPFWQEVIERFGADARAIIPLRSPAEVAASLQQRNGFALPKGHILWLRHVLDAEHATRGRPRVFVAYTDLLDDWRSVTSAISERLAIRYPRAESDAADALDDFLVSRLRHHAVDTDAFFTDPTVSRWVREATEALTILCRQPENPESVDRLDTLRTELDRASEALGPLFGEEVAARRSAHAKATSKEEKHREAAEALQQQRATTEEQASALRERDERIREQASRIEALQDAHREAVTERDRFEQGVRWHRERTNELKRGIAWQKQRIDRLEAEHRQQRDRIATHEAALTAERRRNLGALSQRLATLRRLHRLQWQPPPWKAARWRRALRPDETPVHIPRSVPPLRLFGAATGPREHARLMRQARMLRGTGLFDAEWYLLRYPDIALDGAHPLWHWLAVGWREGREPNPLFDPSWYLEQYPDVAEAGLNPLFHYLEHGPDEMRAPGPHFDPHWYLTRYRDVARAGVDPLRHYLHHGQAESRSPSARFDLAWYRKRYPEIERAGVPALWHYLLVGRDEGRLGTRPTTGTTASVRPVPAPVQDKIDPRSEQARALMVTPERATEARTALEKAPVGRFSIIMPTWNRRDVIDKAIDSVIAQSYPDWELIICDDGSTDGTAEYVRERYADEFARGRLRYLALPHGGVCAARNAGLRAAEGPWIAWLDSDNTWHPDYLLMTAAGYARHPERRTAYACVHVHDEVGGREFIRHLPFDWSRLLARNYIDLNVFSHHREVYEALGGFDESLTRLVDWDLILRYTHQHEPVFNPYAMCAYYIAEGLSNITLTQSLADNEAAIRRKFADITPPTPSTESAPTPAPAPPPTPPPASTDPEGPGFTDYESFERRSLFLPPLRAPFSEEAKRVIGHMHAVERHRRARAASRNLDDRVSVILHCDAEEIQAAGEAARSVLAQSHDNIELLLVGGAEVEGLREALQDARVRTVPVTEPGIAAARNAGMAKAGGDHLMWLEPHHRPMPHAITILLDTLQEAPEAPFAYSAQSTRFDIASGDTEPDAITFAMFARAMLENRDYIDLGSVLCRRAAAESSGGFDTDLDHLSGQAFLLAISASSAGVAVPCLLSERQGRDPAAEAASSLDENAALSATLAREPLAHALPGHRVPGLEAMFAPEHRPVPRIRRPLGIVIPSFECPEHLQLCIESVRAFTEAPYRLIVVDNASSQPVRSYLSRIADDPDIRVILNERNYGFTYAVNQGIESAAADSDIVLLNNDAVVCPGWDGAMQRVLEDVPDAGLVVSRQTLLAGTKTTRTHSPACDPEREIEVNLSAHHDNVLRPLSGPAGYIELSFAPFFCVYIPRATLDTLGPLDHENAPHYRSDRLYCEAVRRIAGKRIIYTPHAKLYHFLQQATSTLRSSDRDAFRSMFVRNDWRAVARETT is encoded by the coding sequence ATGGACAGCGAGACCACAGACCCCATGCAGCGGCACCCCACGGCGGCATCCGGCGCCGAGCGCGGCACCGCGTTGCTCGTGCTCGGGATGCACCGGAGCGGAACCTCCGCCCTGACCCGCGCGATGAGCCTTCTCGGCGCGGCGTTGCCGGACAACCTCATGGCTGCGCGTCCGGCGAACGAGGCAGGATTCTGGGAGTCCGTCGATATCCAGCGTCTGAACGACCGCGTCCTAGATGCATTCGGATCGCACTGGGACGATTGGCGACCACTGGATACGACTCGGCTGGACCCGGAAATACGCGAAAGTCTGCTCAATGAAGCCGTGGCGCTGCTACAGCGCGACTTCACGAACACCGCGCTCTTCGTTCTCAAGGACCCGCGCATCTGTCGCATGGTGCCGTTCTGGCAAGAGGTCATCGAACGCTTCGGTGCCGACGCGCGAGCCATCATCCCGCTGCGCAGCCCCGCCGAGGTAGCAGCGTCGCTGCAGCAGCGCAACGGTTTCGCTCTGCCCAAGGGACACATCCTGTGGCTGCGGCATGTGCTCGATGCCGAGCATGCGACCCGGGGGCGGCCGCGCGTGTTCGTGGCCTATACCGACCTGCTGGACGACTGGCGCAGTGTCACCAGCGCCATCAGTGAGCGCCTGGCGATCCGCTATCCGCGCGCGGAATCGGATGCCGCGGATGCACTGGACGACTTCCTGGTCAGTCGGCTGCGTCATCATGCAGTGGATACTGACGCCTTCTTCACCGACCCCACCGTCTCCCGCTGGGTGCGGGAAGCGACCGAGGCGCTCACCATTCTCTGCCGGCAACCCGAGAATCCGGAATCGGTCGACCGGCTCGATACCCTCCGGACCGAGCTCGATCGCGCCTCCGAGGCGCTGGGGCCGTTGTTCGGCGAAGAGGTCGCGGCGCGGCGGTCCGCGCATGCCAAGGCCACGAGCAAGGAGGAGAAGCATCGCGAAGCGGCCGAGGCCCTGCAGCAACAGCGAGCCACGACCGAGGAACAGGCCAGCGCGCTCCGTGAACGCGACGAGCGCATCCGTGAGCAGGCATCCCGCATCGAGGCGCTGCAGGATGCCCATCGTGAAGCCGTCACCGAGCGCGACCGATTCGAGCAGGGTGTGCGCTGGCACCGGGAGCGGACGAACGAGCTCAAGCGTGGCATTGCGTGGCAGAAGCAGCGCATCGACCGGCTCGAGGCGGAACATCGACAGCAGCGTGACCGGATCGCGACACACGAAGCCGCCCTCACCGCCGAGCGACGGCGCAATCTGGGGGCGCTCTCGCAGCGCCTCGCCACCCTTCGCCGCCTCCATCGCCTGCAGTGGCAGCCGCCCCCCTGGAAGGCAGCGCGGTGGCGGCGGGCCCTGCGCCCCGACGAGACACCCGTCCACATCCCGCGCAGCGTGCCACCGCTGCGTCTGTTCGGCGCCGCCACCGGCCCGCGCGAGCACGCCCGCCTGATGCGCCAGGCCCGCATGCTGCGCGGGACCGGCTTGTTCGATGCCGAGTGGTATCTGCTGCGCTATCCGGACATCGCGCTGGATGGCGCCCACCCGTTGTGGCACTGGCTGGCCGTGGGCTGGCGCGAGGGGCGCGAGCCCAATCCGCTCTTCGATCCGAGCTGGTATCTGGAGCAGTATCCCGACGTCGCGGAGGCCGGGCTCAACCCGCTGTTCCACTACCTGGAGCACGGGCCGGACGAGATGCGCGCGCCCGGACCGCACTTCGATCCGCACTGGTACCTCACCCGCTACCGCGACGTTGCTCGCGCCGGCGTGGATCCGCTGCGTCACTACCTGCACCATGGTCAGGCCGAGAGCCGCTCACCGAGTGCTCGCTTCGACCTGGCCTGGTACCGCAAGCGCTATCCGGAAATCGAGCGCGCCGGCGTACCGGCACTCTGGCACTATCTGCTCGTCGGGCGCGATGAAGGACGACTCGGAACGCGGCCGACCACCGGCACGACTGCGTCCGTGCGCCCCGTGCCGGCGCCGGTGCAGGACAAGATCGACCCCCGTTCCGAACAGGCGCGCGCGCTCATGGTCACTCCCGAGCGCGCGACCGAGGCTCGCACCGCGCTGGAGAAAGCGCCCGTGGGCCGGTTCAGCATCATCATGCCGACGTGGAACCGGCGTGACGTCATCGACAAGGCCATCGATTCGGTGATCGCGCAGTCCTACCCCGACTGGGAGTTGATCATCTGCGACGACGGCAGCACCGACGGCACTGCCGAATACGTGAGGGAACGCTATGCCGACGAGTTCGCGCGCGGGCGACTGCGTTACCTCGCACTGCCGCATGGCGGTGTCTGTGCTGCACGCAATGCCGGATTGCGCGCGGCCGAGGGACCATGGATTGCGTGGCTGGATTCCGACAACACCTGGCACCCGGACTATCTGCTAATGACCGCGGCCGGATACGCGCGACATCCGGAGAGGCGCACCGCGTACGCGTGCGTGCATGTCCATGACGAGGTGGGGGGTCGCGAGTTCATCCGCCATCTACCCTTCGACTGGTCCCGCTTGCTGGCGCGCAACTACATCGATCTCAACGTCTTTTCCCACCACCGCGAAGTCTACGAGGCGCTGGGCGGCTTCGACGAGTCGCTGACGCGACTGGTCGACTGGGACCTCATCCTCCGCTACACCCACCAGCACGAGCCGGTATTCAATCCGTACGCGATGTGTGCGTACTACATCGCTGAGGGCCTTTCCAACATAACGCTGACGCAATCGCTGGCCGACAACGAAGCGGCCATCCGCCGCAAGTTCGCGGACATCACGCCCCCCACCCCCTCGACTGAGTCGGCTCCTACCCCGGCTCCGGCGCCCCCGCCAACGCCCCCACCGGCTTCAACCGATCCCGAGGGGCCGGGCTTCACCGACTACGAGAGCTTCGAGCGCCGCTCACTGTTCCTGCCACCATTGCGCGCACCGTTCTCCGAGGAAGCAAAGCGCGTAATCGGGCACATGCACGCGGTCGAACGCCATCGTCGCGCGCGCGCGGCCTCGCGGAATCTCGACGACCGCGTGTCGGTGATCCTCCACTGCGACGCAGAAGAGATCCAGGCGGCGGGCGAAGCGGCGCGGAGCGTGCTCGCCCAGAGCCACGACAATATCGAGCTCCTGCTCGTCGGCGGAGCCGAGGTCGAAGGCCTGCGCGAGGCCCTGCAGGACGCGCGCGTGCGCACCGTCCCCGTCACCGAACCCGGGATCGCGGCGGCGCGCAACGCCGGAATGGCGAAGGCCGGCGGAGACCATCTGATGTGGCTGGAGCCCCACCACCGGCCGATGCCGCACGCGATCACCATTCTGCTCGATACGCTGCAGGAGGCGCCCGAAGCGCCCTTCGCCTACAGCGCGCAGAGCACCCGATTCGACATCGCGTCCGGGGACACGGAGCCCGACGCCATAACCTTCGCGATGTTCGCGCGCGCAATGCTTGAGAATCGCGACTACATCGACCTGGGCAGCGTTCTCTGCCGACGTGCGGCAGCCGAGTCTTCGGGCGGATTCGACACCGACCTCGACCACCTGTCCGGGCAGGCCTTCCTGCTGGCGATTTCCGCATCCAGTGCCGGCGTCGCGGTGCCGTGCCTGCTGAGCGAGCGCCAGGGCAGGGACCCGGCTGCCGAGGCGGCGTCATCGCTCGACGAGAATGCGGCGCTAAGCGCAACGCTCGCGCGCGAGCCGCTGGCGCACGCGCTGCCGGGACACCGCGTGCCGGGGCTGGAAGCGATGTTCGCGCCGGAGCACCGGCCCGTTCCGCGGATACGGCGTCCGCTCGGGATCGTCATCCCCAGTTTCGAGTGCCCGGAGCACCTGCAGCTCTGCATCGAATCGGTCCGCGCCTTCACCGAAGCGCCATACCGTCTGATCGTGGTCGACAACGCCTCCTCGCAGCCAGTACGCAGCTACCTGTCGCGCATTGCGGATGACCCCGATATCCGCGTCATCCTCAACGAGCGCAACTACGGCTTCACCTATGCCGTCAACCAGGGCATTGAATCGGCCGCAGCCGACAGTGACATCGTACTGCTCAACAACGATGCGGTTGTCTGCCCGGGCTGGGACGGCGCCATGCAGCGCGTCCTGGAAGATGTGCCGGATGCGGGCCTGGTGGTGTCGCGTCAGACGCTGCTCGCCGGCACCAAGACCACCCGTACGCACAGCCCCGCCTGCGACCCGGAACGCGAAATCGAGGTCAACCTCTCCGCCCACCACGACAATGTGCTCCGGCCGCTATCCGGACCCGCGGGCTATATCGAGCTGAGCTTCGCTCCCTTCTTCTGTGTCTACATCCCGAGGGCAACCCTGGACACTCTCGGCCCGCTCGATCACGAGAACGCACCGCACTATCGCTCCGATCGCCTGTACTGCGAAGCGGTCCGCCGCATTGCCGGCAAGCGCATCATCTACACCCCGCATGCCAAGCTCTATCACTTCCTCCAGCAGGCGACGAGCACGTTGCGGAGCAGCGACAGGGATGCCTTTCGATCCATGTTCGTGCGCAATGACTGGCGTGCGGTCGCGCGAGAGACCACCTGA
- a CDS encoding peptidylprolyl isomerase translates to MIDRRFFPVLLSVLLAACSPETEAPSGGADPLASGSGVAVTADDLETELALMSDQERAKALGSAKALQSAITSVFYRRRMEDIASERGYLDDPTLQQRIARNREMIIANAVPEMYLAELEQPDFEARAREYYEANSEEFRPPERIAASHIFWQAPSDDDKKRVREEAESVLEQLRNGAEFGALATEHSQDGSRYARGELGTFKRGDMAPGFEEAAFALKEAGDISGIVESRFGLHIIKLDKRYPNAVPPFEEVRGRIVQRLRNEFRHEKVSAWLKDKVPSSETAVAEPELSAALERMRERYGAPERDESAGGKAASSSVAPGEPVSPDEGEDLAR, encoded by the coding sequence ATGATCGATCGCCGCTTTTTCCCCGTGCTGCTTTCCGTGCTCCTCGCCGCCTGTTCGCCCGAAACCGAGGCACCTTCAGGCGGTGCCGATCCGCTGGCCAGTGGGTCGGGAGTGGCCGTGACCGCAGACGATCTCGAGACCGAGCTGGCGCTCATGAGCGATCAGGAGCGTGCCAAGGCACTGGGTTCGGCCAAGGCGCTGCAGAGCGCGATTACCAGCGTCTTCTATCGGCGCCGGATGGAGGACATCGCATCCGAGCGCGGTTATCTCGACGATCCGACGTTGCAGCAGCGCATCGCCCGGAATCGGGAGATGATCATCGCCAACGCGGTGCCCGAGATGTATCTCGCCGAACTCGAGCAGCCGGACTTCGAGGCGCGAGCCCGGGAGTACTACGAAGCGAATTCGGAGGAGTTCCGTCCCCCCGAGCGCATCGCCGCCTCGCACATCTTCTGGCAGGCGCCCAGCGACGACGATAAGAAGCGGGTGCGCGAGGAGGCAGAGTCGGTGCTCGAGCAGCTCCGCAATGGCGCGGAGTTCGGCGCACTAGCCACCGAGCATTCACAGGACGGCTCGCGTTACGCGCGCGGCGAGCTGGGTACCTTCAAGCGGGGTGACATGGCCCCCGGATTCGAGGAAGCCGCCTTCGCGTTGAAGGAGGCGGGCGACATCAGCGGGATCGTGGAAAGCCGTTTCGGTCTGCACATCATCAAGCTGGACAAGCGCTATCCGAATGCGGTGCCGCCTTTCGAGGAGGTCCGGGGGCGCATCGTCCAGCGACTGCGGAACGAGTTCCGACACGAGAAGGTATCCGCCTGGCTGAAGGACAAGGTACCGAGTTCGGAAACCGCCGTGGCCGAGCCGGAGCTATCAGCCGCGCTGGAGCGCATGCGCGAGCGGTACGGCGCACCGGAGCGGGATGAGAGCGCTGGAGGGAAGGCCGCGTCGAGTTCGGTGGCTCCCGGCGAGCCGGTTTCGCCGGATGAGGGCGAAGACCTGGCCCGGTAG
- a CDS encoding sulfotransferase: MLRFLGIGAQKAGTTWLYERLRRHPEVGFPIGKEGHYWDRVNPEGSHDSYMARFADPERAEGEITPAYGFLPPASIARLHSLAPDVRLIFLMRNPVERAWSSALMALGRAEMRYEEASAAWFLDHFRSSGSLARGDYAACIANWRAAFPPEQLLLLRHEEVARDPHAVLRRCCAHIGIAAPDPAMLEGSDDRVFSGPRHALPGDLRAALVALYRPRIAALEALLGESFEHWLEMDAADHPE; this comes from the coding sequence ATGCTGCGCTTCCTCGGCATCGGCGCCCAGAAGGCCGGGACCACCTGGCTGTACGAGCGCTTGCGCCGGCATCCGGAGGTGGGCTTCCCGATCGGCAAGGAAGGGCATTACTGGGATCGTGTCAATCCCGAGGGCAGCCATGACAGCTATATGGCGCGCTTTGCCGATCCGGAGCGGGCGGAAGGCGAGATCACGCCAGCGTACGGATTTCTACCACCGGCCTCTATAGCGCGTCTGCATTCGCTGGCTCCGGACGTGCGGTTGATCTTCCTCATGCGCAATCCGGTGGAGCGCGCCTGGTCGTCGGCCCTGATGGCGCTGGGGCGCGCGGAGATGCGCTACGAGGAAGCCAGCGCGGCATGGTTCCTGGACCACTTTCGTTCGAGTGGATCGCTGGCGCGCGGTGATTACGCGGCATGCATTGCCAACTGGCGTGCGGCGTTTCCGCCCGAACAGCTGCTTCTGTTGCGCCACGAGGAGGTCGCGCGTGATCCGCACGCCGTGCTGCGTCGCTGCTGCGCGCACATCGGTATCGCGGCGCCGGATCCGGCGATGCTCGAAGGCAGCGACGATCGCGTTTTCTCCGGACCGCGCCACGCGCTTCCCGGGGACCTGCGCGCAGCCCTGGTGGCACTGTATCGTCCACGGATCGCGGCGCTGGAGGCCCTGCTGGGCGAATCCTTCGAGCACTGGCTGGAAATGGACGCTGCTGACCATCCCGAATAG